The Beijerinckiaceae bacterium genome has a window encoding:
- a CDS encoding 4-hydroxythreonine-4-phosphate dehydrogenase PdxA: MARRVPAKILPLALTQGDPSGIGCEISLKAWLRTHEDIDAPPFMVVAEPNHLAAIARDLDLKVPIEIVGAGAEARQVFRRALPVVVSQHPVAGLPGAPDVRDAVGTIASIETAVRLIRTGEASAIVTNPIAKEIFYRASFRYPGHTEFLAELAERYFGETARAVMLIWSPQLAVVPATIHVPLSRVPAILTRQLLVETGLIVARDLALRFRIRNPRLAFTGLNPHAGEGGTIGREEIEVISPALADLAAAGVAVSGPHAADSLFHPTARKGYDAVIAMYHDQALIPIKTIAFERAVNVTLGLPLIRTSPDHGTAFDIAGKGIADPASLIAALRLASTLARRTLAHDAAKK, translated from the coding sequence ATGGCGCGACGGGTGCCGGCAAAAATTCTTCCTTTGGCTTTGACGCAGGGTGATCCTTCGGGCATCGGTTGCGAAATCTCGTTGAAGGCTTGGCTCAGGACGCATGAAGACATCGACGCGCCGCCTTTCATGGTGGTGGCCGAACCAAACCATCTTGCCGCGATCGCGCGCGATTTGGACCTGAAGGTTCCAATCGAGATCGTCGGCGCTGGCGCGGAGGCTCGGCAGGTATTTCGTCGGGCGCTTCCGGTTGTCGTCTCTCAGCATCCCGTGGCAGGACTGCCGGGCGCACCGGATGTGCGGGACGCCGTGGGAACGATCGCCTCGATCGAAACAGCGGTTCGCCTCATTCGGACCGGCGAGGCTTCGGCCATCGTCACCAATCCGATCGCCAAGGAAATTTTCTATCGGGCAAGTTTTCGCTATCCGGGGCACACGGAATTCTTGGCCGAATTGGCGGAACGCTACTTCGGTGAGACCGCCCGTGCTGTGATGCTGATCTGGTCTCCCCAACTCGCCGTTGTGCCGGCCACGATTCATGTTCCGCTGTCGCGCGTTCCAGCGATCCTGACGCGCCAGCTTCTCGTGGAGACAGGCCTCATTGTCGCGCGAGATCTGGCCTTGAGGTTCCGGATCAGAAATCCGCGCTTGGCATTTACGGGGCTTAACCCTCATGCGGGCGAAGGTGGCACGATCGGACGCGAAGAAATCGAAGTCATCTCACCTGCGCTCGCCGATCTTGCCGCGGCTGGAGTGGCGGTTAGCGGACCCCACGCCGCGGACAGCCTATTTCACCCGACGGCGCGCAAGGGCTATGATGCGGTCATCGCCATGTATCATGATCAAGCGCTGATCCCTATCAAGACCATCGCCTTCGAGCGCGCAGTCAATGTAACTTTAGGCCTGCCATTGATCCGGACATCGCCCGACCATGGCACTGCCTTTGACATCGCCGGCAAAGGAATAGCTGATCCGGCAAGTCTGATTGCCGCTCTGCGCCTTGCCAGCACACTCGCGCGCCGAACTCTTGCTCACGACGCGGCGAAAAAATGA
- a CDS encoding LPS-assembly protein LptD gives MGRRFCPGSVIALALRAGCAGLGSGTRFQTQQPQGSGLERQRRQATVENRPSAAARTPRCVTISLALWLALVCTMVATERPAAAQTSNDRAAAPVQPKKMFVEATELRYDTDKNTVSAEGNARVYYKDRILEADRVVYNRNNGRVYAEGHARLTEADGTVLHGDRFDLTEDFRDGFIESLRAETPSKPIRPVPGVPVNTSGDPPGTYRTYFSAPRAERIEGDTTVFDKGTYTACDACKDNPDKPPLWRVRAKRIIHKNDEHMIYYEDAALEFLGIPIAYVPFFSAPDPTVTRKSGILSPYLGYSSVLGGGIGIPIFWALAPDYDLTFTPTYFSQQGFFASAEWRQRLENGEYSIRATGIAQQNPAAFAPSPYGAADRTLRGSFESKGLFQIADQWKFGWEFTLLSDKWYLNDYHVPSQTLSTNYFSETTSSVYLTGQGERGYFDLRGYYFEGLSSHDFQPQQPLAHPVWDYNKTFDIDPARSFGIGGQAELDFNLTSLSASSASFQAVGPRVLDRAYGLYDICLNYIPGQVTGTCLLRGVGGDYTRATAQASWKRQYIDPIGEVFTPFAFARFNGEWLNFDTSRSYTFASAAGISTYYNAAQQNFLGTQNASFFGEVIPGAGLDYRYPFYAKTSFASIVFEPIGQIIIRPNQQIGSNSLVNLDAQSLVFDESNLFDWSKYSGYDRFETGTRLNYGAQLTTNFNGGGYANLIAGQSYQLAGPNSYATPDAANVGLSSGLDTRLSDYVAAFTLAPTSIFSFIAKARFDTSSLAARRVDLVTTYNFGALTGSIQFANYQAQPVIGYDVRREGLAVSSRYKISDNYFAQGNITFDMSRHLYPPYIIGYSNPGPFAVASYGVGGGYQDECTTFTVNYSSIYQDAGSGTLAHNQTVLFQLQLHTLGDAKVKQTFLNTSTLDGVKY, from the coding sequence ATGGGGCGGCGTTTTTGCCCCGGCAGCGTAATCGCCCTCGCCCTTCGCGCGGGATGCGCCGGCTTGGGAAGCGGAACGCGGTTTCAGACCCAGCAGCCACAGGGCTCGGGGCTGGAAAGACAGCGTCGACAAGCAACGGTCGAGAACCGCCCGAGCGCGGCGGCCAGGACGCCGCGTTGCGTGACGATTTCGCTTGCGCTGTGGCTCGCCTTGGTTTGCACGATGGTCGCCACGGAGCGCCCCGCCGCGGCGCAAACATCCAATGATCGTGCAGCGGCTCCGGTCCAACCTAAGAAGATGTTCGTCGAGGCGACCGAACTTCGCTACGACACCGACAAAAACACCGTGTCGGCCGAGGGCAATGCAAGAGTTTATTACAAGGACCGGATCCTCGAAGCTGATCGCGTCGTGTATAATCGCAACAACGGCCGCGTTTATGCCGAGGGTCATGCGAGACTGACCGAGGCCGATGGCACGGTACTGCACGGAGATCGGTTCGATCTAACCGAAGATTTCCGCGACGGCTTCATCGAAAGCTTGCGCGCCGAAACGCCTTCCAAGCCAATTCGGCCCGTCCCGGGCGTCCCGGTCAACACCTCAGGCGACCCGCCCGGCACCTACAGAACCTATTTCAGCGCCCCGCGTGCAGAGCGGATCGAGGGCGATACCACGGTCTTCGACAAGGGAACCTACACCGCCTGCGATGCCTGCAAAGATAATCCCGACAAGCCGCCTCTGTGGCGGGTGCGTGCAAAGCGCATCATCCATAAGAACGACGAGCACATGATCTATTACGAGGATGCCGCGCTGGAATTCCTCGGAATCCCGATCGCTTATGTGCCTTTCTTTTCCGCGCCCGATCCGACGGTCACGCGCAAGTCCGGAATATTGTCTCCCTACCTCGGCTATAGTTCGGTGCTTGGCGGCGGCATCGGCATTCCAATATTCTGGGCGCTCGCCCCCGATTATGATTTGACATTCACCCCGACCTATTTTTCCCAGCAGGGCTTCTTTGCTAGCGCGGAATGGCGTCAAAGGCTGGAAAATGGGGAGTATTCCATCCGAGCCACCGGAATCGCTCAGCAGAATCCGGCAGCCTTCGCCCCCTCGCCCTATGGTGCCGCTGATAGAACCCTGCGTGGGTCGTTCGAAAGCAAGGGCTTGTTCCAGATCGCCGATCAATGGAAATTCGGCTGGGAATTCACCTTGTTGTCCGACAAATGGTATCTCAACGATTACCATGTGCCGAGCCAGACCCTTTCAACGAATTATTTCAGCGAAACGACGTCCTCCGTCTACCTCACCGGTCAAGGCGAACGAGGCTATTTCGATCTCCGCGGCTATTATTTCGAGGGGTTGTCGAGCCATGATTTTCAACCCCAGCAGCCTTTGGCCCATCCGGTTTGGGACTATAACAAGACATTCGACATCGACCCGGCGCGTTCTTTCGGCATTGGCGGACAGGCGGAACTCGATTTCAATCTGACAAGCCTTTCGGCAAGCTCGGCGAGTTTTCAGGCGGTCGGGCCACGGGTTCTGGACAGGGCCTATGGTCTCTATGATATCTGTCTGAACTATATTCCGGGCCAGGTCACCGGCACCTGCCTTCTGCGCGGAGTGGGCGGCGATTACACCCGCGCCACGGCCCAAGCGTCCTGGAAACGTCAATACATCGATCCGATCGGCGAAGTCTTTACACCGTTTGCCTTCGCTCGGTTCAACGGCGAATGGCTCAACTTTGATACGTCGCGTTCCTATACGTTTGCGTCGGCGGCAGGCATCTCGACCTATTACAATGCCGCGCAGCAAAACTTTCTCGGTACTCAGAACGCGAGCTTCTTCGGCGAAGTCATCCCGGGGGCCGGCCTCGACTATCGCTATCCGTTCTACGCCAAGACGAGTTTCGCCTCGATCGTCTTTGAACCCATCGGCCAGATCATTATACGGCCTAACCAGCAAATCGGTTCGAATTCGCTTGTGAATCTTGACGCGCAAAGCCTTGTCTTCGACGAATCCAACCTGTTCGATTGGAGCAAATATTCCGGTTACGATCGGTTCGAAACCGGCACCAGATTGAATTACGGCGCCCAGCTCACCACCAATTTTAATGGGGGTGGCTACGCCAATCTGATCGCTGGACAATCCTATCAGCTCGCAGGCCCGAATTCCTATGCGACCCCGGATGCGGCCAATGTCGGTCTGAGTTCGGGGCTGGATACAAGGCTTTCCGACTATGTGGCAGCCTTCACTCTTGCGCCGACCTCAATTTTCTCGTTCATCGCCAAGGCTCGGTTCGATACCAGCTCACTGGCGGCTCGCCGCGTCGACCTCGTGACGACCTATAATTTCGGGGCGTTGACCGGCTCCATTCAATTTGCGAATTATCAGGCTCAACCGGTCATCGGCTATGACGTGCGGCGCGAAGGCCTGGCGGTCTCCTCGCGCTATAAAATCAGCGATAATTATTTCGCGCAGGGCAATATTACGTTCGACATGAGCCGCCATCTTTATCCCCCCTATATCATCGGCTACTCGAACCCTGGTCCCTTCGCAGTCGCCTCCTACGGGGTAGGCGGGGGCTATCAGGACGAGTGCACAACATTTACGGTGAACTACAGCTCGATCTATCAAGACGCAGGAAGCGGCACGCTGGCGCATAATCAGACCGTGCTCTTCCAACTGCAGCTGCACACTTTGGGGGACGCCAAGGTCAAGCAGACCTTCTTAAACACCTCCACCTTGGATGGTGTAAAATATTGA
- the lptG gene encoding LPS export ABC transporter permease LptG produces MIGFTFGRYLSLRFLQMITAVFLMIFGMVYVIDFVELLRRTGDIQGLSVHYIAYLTFLRVPSVSEQILPFCVLFGAMATFLSLTRKLELLIARAVGVSVWGFMLPPVAIAAAIGIIWVTLFNPMSAVMKHRADQIEATLFGRDSKRNDDASLWIRQKSVDGEAFIRAKQASADGTRLTSATAYIYNRAGVFEQWIEARVGKLLPGVWQFDHVQVMSPGEESFSAGTYLLATSLSADQIVQGAVAPDSVPFWDLPAVRDVTEAAGLDGTGYRLQYHMLLARPLLFIAMVLIAAAFSLRFFRFGGIEKMVFGGVGAGFVLYVATKFVGDLGGAGLLSPPVAAWAPAVVASLLGAVALLNQEDG; encoded by the coding sequence ATGATCGGATTCACTTTCGGTCGTTACCTTTCCTTGCGGTTTCTGCAGATGATCACGGCCGTGTTTCTGATGATCTTCGGCATGGTCTATGTCATAGATTTCGTCGAACTTTTACGCCGCACGGGGGACATACAGGGCCTCTCGGTTCATTATATCGCCTATCTCACCTTCCTCCGGGTTCCCTCGGTTTCCGAGCAAATCCTTCCGTTCTGCGTATTGTTCGGCGCCATGGCGACGTTTCTCAGTTTGACCCGCAAGCTCGAATTGCTGATCGCCCGAGCCGTCGGCGTCTCGGTGTGGGGGTTCATGCTCCCCCCCGTTGCCATTGCCGCCGCAATTGGAATCATCTGGGTGACGCTGTTCAATCCGATGTCCGCGGTGATGAAGCATCGCGCAGACCAGATCGAGGCGACCCTGTTTGGTCGCGACAGCAAGCGAAACGATGACGCGAGCCTATGGATCCGGCAAAAAAGCGTCGATGGAGAGGCCTTTATCCGAGCCAAGCAAGCGTCGGCAGACGGCACTCGCCTGACGTCGGCGACCGCCTACATCTACAATCGCGCCGGCGTCTTCGAGCAATGGATCGAGGCGCGGGTAGGCAAGCTCCTGCCGGGGGTCTGGCAGTTCGACCACGTACAGGTCATGTCGCCGGGCGAAGAAAGCTTTTCCGCGGGCACCTATCTTCTTGCGACCAGCCTCTCGGCGGACCAGATCGTGCAAGGCGCGGTTGCCCCGGATTCCGTCCCGTTTTGGGACTTGCCAGCCGTTCGGGATGTAACCGAGGCCGCGGGCCTCGATGGAACCGGTTATCGGCTGCAATATCATATGCTTTTGGCGCGCCCCCTGCTCTTTATTGCGATGGTTTTGATCGCCGCGGCCTTTTCCTTAAGGTTTTTTCGTTTTGGTGGCATTGAAAAAATGGTTTTCGGTGGCGTGGGCGCAGGCTTCGTGCTTTACGTGGCAACCAAATTCGTGGGCGATCTGGGCGGGGCCGGCTTGCTGAGCCCGCCTGTCGCCGCTTGGGCGCCCGCGGTCGTTGCCAGCCTGCTCGGCGCGGTCGCTTTGCTAAACCAGGAGGACGGTTAA
- a CDS encoding leucyl aminopeptidase, translating into MNEPMNIEIVALNKLEPQAPSAPTGLPADERALVIFTDQNFAFGAATLRVIGPQGEALVKKAASAVKFKGKAQSALDLIAPSGFTAARLLVIGTGSPPDNIEKGGESKSKKESLPKPGDFAGLGGFVVGKLGRGTKAIIAFDLPRAPKDPARAAAEFMLGMRLRDYRFDDYKTKKKDDEASNEAAEFVLAVDKPAAVRRDAKGEEAVTHGVLTARSLVNEPANILFPEEFANRAKALAKFGVEVTVLDENAMRELGMGALLGVGQGSVRESRAVILRWRGSKSAKEEPKENPKGKRKSLAFVGKGVCFDTGGISIKPAAGMEDMKGDMAGAATVVGLMQALAERKAKADVVGVIGLVENMPGPRAQRPGDIVKSMSGQTIEVINTDAEGRLVLADLLWYVQAKFKPKFIVDLATLTGAILVALGQEHAGLFANDDELAERLLDAGTLTGEKLWRLPLGAAYDKMIDSKFADMKNTGGRHAGSITAAQFLQRFVNGTPWAHLDIAGTGMGSPTSDINQSWGSGFGVRLLDRFIADYYED; encoded by the coding sequence ATGAACGAACCGATGAACATCGAAATTGTCGCCCTGAATAAATTGGAGCCGCAGGCGCCATCGGCGCCCACCGGCCTGCCTGCCGACGAGCGCGCCCTGGTTATTTTTACCGACCAGAATTTTGCGTTTGGCGCGGCTACCCTTCGCGTCATCGGTCCGCAAGGCGAGGCCTTGGTTAAGAAGGCCGCAAGTGCCGTCAAATTCAAAGGAAAAGCGCAGAGTGCGCTTGATCTGATCGCACCCTCCGGCTTCACCGCCGCGCGCTTGCTCGTGATCGGGACCGGCTCCCCGCCAGACAACATTGAAAAAGGTGGCGAAAGCAAAAGCAAAAAAGAATCGCTGCCGAAACCAGGAGATTTTGCTGGCCTCGGAGGCTTCGTTGTTGGCAAGTTGGGGCGCGGAACAAAAGCGATTATAGCATTCGACTTACCGCGCGCGCCCAAGGATCCCGCGCGTGCGGCTGCCGAATTCATGCTTGGCATGCGGCTTCGCGACTACCGCTTCGATGACTACAAGACAAAGAAAAAGGACGACGAAGCGTCCAATGAAGCAGCGGAATTCGTGCTTGCCGTGGATAAGCCGGCCGCCGTCCGCCGCGATGCCAAGGGTGAAGAGGCGGTCACCCACGGGGTGCTGACCGCGCGTTCGCTTGTCAACGAGCCCGCGAATATTCTGTTTCCGGAAGAGTTCGCAAACCGCGCCAAGGCGCTTGCGAAATTCGGCGTTGAAGTCACGGTGCTTGATGAGAACGCGATGCGTGAACTCGGCATGGGCGCTCTCCTCGGGGTCGGGCAGGGGTCCGTGCGCGAGAGCCGCGCCGTAATTCTGCGCTGGCGCGGGTCGAAGAGCGCGAAGGAAGAACCGAAAGAGAACCCCAAAGGGAAGCGAAAATCTCTTGCCTTCGTCGGCAAAGGCGTTTGTTTCGACACGGGCGGAATCTCGATCAAACCCGCCGCCGGCATGGAAGATATGAAGGGAGACATGGCGGGAGCCGCCACCGTCGTTGGGCTTATGCAGGCCCTCGCGGAACGCAAGGCCAAGGCGGATGTGGTCGGTGTCATTGGGCTTGTCGAAAACATGCCGGGGCCGCGCGCGCAGCGTCCCGGCGATATCGTGAAATCCATGTCCGGCCAGACGATCGAGGTCATCAATACCGATGCCGAAGGGCGTCTCGTGCTTGCTGACCTCTTGTGGTATGTCCAGGCAAAGTTCAAACCGAAATTCATCGTCGATCTTGCCACCCTCACCGGCGCGATTCTTGTGGCCCTCGGCCAGGAGCATGCCGGGCTTTTTGCCAATGACGATGAATTGGCTGAAAGGCTCCTCGACGCCGGCACGCTCACCGGCGAAAAGCTTTGGCGCCTGCCGCTCGGCGCGGCCTATGATAAAATGATCGACTCGAAATTCGCCGATATGAAAAACACGGGCGGGCGACACGCGGGGTCGATCACGGCGGCGCAATTCCTGCAGCGCTTCGTCAACGGAACCCCGTGGGCGCATCTCGACATTGCAGGGACGGGAATGGGCTCCCCGACAAGCGACATCAATCAAAGCTGGGGCTCGGGGTTTGGGGTGAGACTTCTCGACCGTTTCATCGCGGACTATTACGAGGACTAA
- a CDS encoding homoserine kinase — protein sequence MAVYTEIDDAELAVFLGEYDLGHVLSLKGIAEGVENSNYFLHVDAGYYILTLYEKRVDEADLPFFLGLMEHLASHGLNCPQPVRNRHGGALGRIAGRPAAIVTFLEGIWRTGASPERCAAVGDALGKLHRAGADFDGSRRNTLGPDAWPVLFDQARARADSVQPGLSAAIAEELNFLAANWPEHLPRGIIHADLFPDNVLFLESKLSGLIDFYFACTEQLAYDLAICLNAWCFEPDGSFNITKGSAFFSAYGKIRELTAEEAEVFPILARGAAMRFALTRLVDWLNVPPNALVHPKDPLEYVKKLRFHQTIGNARELGLVR from the coding sequence ATGGCCGTCTACACGGAAATCGACGATGCGGAGCTTGCCGTCTTTCTCGGTGAGTATGATCTTGGCCACGTGCTGTCTTTGAAAGGAATCGCCGAAGGCGTCGAGAACTCCAATTATTTTCTCCACGTCGACGCCGGATATTACATCCTCACTCTCTATGAAAAGCGGGTGGACGAAGCGGATCTGCCGTTCTTTCTGGGGCTGATGGAACATCTCGCCAGCCATGGACTGAATTGTCCGCAACCTGTGCGAAACAGGCATGGCGGCGCCCTAGGCCGGATCGCGGGACGCCCGGCTGCCATCGTAACTTTTCTCGAAGGGATTTGGCGCACCGGTGCAAGTCCCGAGCGTTGTGCCGCCGTGGGCGACGCGCTCGGCAAGCTGCATCGGGCTGGCGCCGATTTTGACGGGTCCCGGCGCAATACGCTGGGTCCGGATGCTTGGCCCGTTCTGTTCGATCAGGCGCGCGCGCGCGCCGATAGCGTTCAGCCGGGACTGTCTGCCGCAATTGCCGAAGAGCTGAATTTTCTCGCGGCGAACTGGCCCGAGCATCTGCCAAGAGGCATTATCCATGCCGATCTTTTTCCCGATAATGTGTTGTTCCTCGAAAGCAAATTATCCGGGCTTATCGATTTCTATTTCGCCTGCACGGAGCAGCTTGCTTATGATCTCGCAATCTGTCTGAACGCATGGTGTTTCGAGCCGGATGGATCATTCAACATCACCAAGGGCTCGGCTTTCTTCAGCGCTTACGGCAAGATCCGTGAACTCACCGCAGAAGAAGCGGAGGTGTTTCCGATTCTGGCGCGCGGCGCTGCAATGCGGTTTGCTCTGACACGCTTGGTCGATTGGTTGAACGTTCCGCCAAACGCCCTTGTTCACCCTAAAGACCCGCTCGAATATGTAAAGAAACTGCGCTTCCATCAAACCATCGGGAACGCGCGCGAACTCGGTTTGGTGCGATGA